A genomic segment from Nocardiopsis sp. Huas11 encodes:
- a CDS encoding glycosyltransferase family 2 protein, with product MIRRNDYSVLDPPPLGGWDPVLGVSVVIPAYGGQEKLDLTLASLAAQSYPAGLTEVVVVDDGSDPPLVLPPVRPEHTRLVRASPRGWGPGHAVRTGAAAAQAPVVLRLDADMVVAREHVEAQMRWHHLADYLAVMGRFAATDVPAATLDPEVVRERVGRGEAAALLGDGTAALEWVEELLEATDGLRSAGHRAWEVFTGATASARRELFEAAAGEVPDPVMGEDSVLGYRLAQRGAVFVPEPAARGWHLGTPTTERRGDEAARFARPFMENRVPRKYTRRRAPARTWEVPFADVVVDTTGRRFADVAETVDGLLCGDTFDIRIRLVGEWSRVTPGRHAVLDDPAADVRLVHECYRAEPRVEFVPAAPEPDPDVPFRLLVSPGDRPRPGAVRALTGAAERRGAGLVRVRGARARRPEALRLERTAAFARARHLGADAVERDAVVAAVWGVHVMDRDEVLGASGSGGQAPPADWEDTLRKARAKEDRWRAEADRWERRIRALTRGRLARLLLGRRRR from the coding sequence TTGATACGGCGCAACGACTACTCGGTGCTGGATCCGCCGCCGCTGGGCGGCTGGGATCCGGTGCTCGGTGTCAGCGTGGTCATCCCGGCCTACGGCGGGCAGGAGAAGCTGGACCTGACGCTGGCGTCGCTGGCGGCGCAGAGCTATCCGGCGGGGCTCACGGAGGTCGTGGTCGTGGACGACGGCAGCGACCCGCCGCTGGTCCTGCCGCCGGTGCGCCCTGAGCACACCCGCCTGGTCCGGGCGTCCCCGCGCGGATGGGGGCCCGGGCACGCGGTGCGGACGGGGGCGGCCGCCGCGCAGGCCCCCGTCGTGCTGCGGCTGGACGCGGACATGGTCGTGGCCCGCGAGCACGTCGAGGCGCAGATGCGCTGGCACCACCTCGCCGACTACCTCGCCGTCATGGGCCGGTTCGCGGCCACGGACGTGCCGGCCGCGACGCTCGACCCGGAGGTGGTCCGTGAGCGCGTGGGGCGGGGGGAGGCGGCGGCCCTGCTCGGGGACGGCACGGCCGCCCTGGAGTGGGTCGAGGAGCTGTTGGAGGCCACCGACGGGCTGCGCTCGGCCGGGCACCGCGCGTGGGAGGTCTTCACCGGCGCCACCGCCTCCGCGCGGCGGGAGCTGTTCGAGGCGGCGGCGGGCGAGGTGCCGGACCCGGTCATGGGGGAGGACAGCGTCCTCGGCTACCGGCTGGCCCAGCGGGGCGCGGTGTTCGTGCCCGAGCCCGCGGCCCGCGGCTGGCACCTGGGGACCCCCACGACCGAGCGGCGCGGCGACGAGGCGGCGCGTTTCGCCCGGCCGTTCATGGAGAACCGGGTGCCGCGCAAGTACACCCGCCGCAGGGCGCCCGCGCGGACCTGGGAGGTGCCGTTCGCCGACGTGGTGGTAGACACGACCGGGCGCCGCTTCGCCGACGTGGCCGAGACGGTGGACGGTCTGCTGTGCGGAGACACCTTCGACATCCGGATCCGCCTGGTGGGCGAGTGGTCGCGGGTCACCCCCGGCCGGCACGCGGTCCTGGACGATCCCGCCGCGGACGTGCGGCTGGTCCACGAGTGCTACCGCGCCGAGCCGCGGGTGGAGTTCGTCCCGGCCGCACCCGAGCCGGACCCCGACGTGCCCTTCCGGCTGCTGGTCTCGCCGGGGGACCGGCCGCGTCCGGGCGCGGTGCGCGCCCTGACCGGCGCGGCCGAGCGGCGGGGCGCCGGCCTGGTGCGCGTACGGGGAGCGCGGGCCCGCCGGCCCGAGGCGCTGCGCCTGGAGCGCACCGCGGCCTTCGCCCGTGCCCGCCACCTGGGCGCCGACGCCGTGGAGCGCGACGCCGTCGTGGCCGCCGTCTGGGGCGTGCACGTGATGGACCGCGACGAGGTGCTGGGCGCGAGCGGGTCCGGGGGGCAGGCTCCGCCCGCGGACTGGGAGGACACACTGCGCAAGGCGCGGGCCAAGGAGGACCGGTGGCGCGCGGAGGCCGACCGGTGGGAGCGCCGGATCCGCGCGCTGACCCGGGGGCGCCTGGCCCGCCTGCTGCTCGGCCGCCGCAGGCGGTGA
- a CDS encoding glycosyltransferase family 2 protein, translating into MTLVHNDAREAEARAEPRVEPSPRPFIPRNDHTVLDPPPLGGWDPALSVSVVIPAYGGQEKLDLTLASLAAQSYPADLMEVVVVDDGSDPPLVLPPIRPEHTRIVPSLPGGWARGHAVNSGAAASTADVLLFLDADMIAFREHVEAQMRWHHLADYVAVTGHLRCVDHRPGALAPGEVLDAVRRGEPETLVEGPGEELAWLRRAYDRTADLSTAGPQAFRHFIGATGSVRRAFFEEAGGADSELILGEDTHLGYRFAQHGAVFVPELDAGSWHLGRPQMEHRKAEGARYRYPLVGNRLPLIGHDIRRTGRQWQVPRVDAVVDTVGHGFDEVAETVDALLAGDTDDIRIHLVGEWSRVTPGRHAVLDDPDLDVRLLHEHYRCEARVELVGTAPEPDPDVPFRLLLRPGQPLARHAVRRMIERAEAARAGLLRATAPGDDLGGPRLERTGAFARARRLGADEGELDAMVDELFGVHWIDGESLLFTPEPSEGGPPEDWADRLAAARAGAEAHKARAERLKRRFRWLTGSRGGRFLCRIIG; encoded by the coding sequence ATGACGCTGGTCCACAACGATGCGCGCGAGGCGGAGGCAAGGGCGGAGCCACGGGTGGAGCCGTCACCCCGCCCGTTCATCCCGCGCAACGACCACACGGTGCTGGATCCGCCGCCGCTGGGCGGCTGGGACCCCGCGCTGAGCGTGAGCGTGGTCATCCCGGCCTACGGCGGGCAGGAGAAGCTGGACCTGACGCTGGCGTCGCTGGCCGCGCAGAGCTATCCGGCGGACCTCATGGAGGTCGTGGTCGTCGACGACGGCAGCGACCCGCCGCTGGTCCTGCCGCCGATCCGCCCCGAGCACACGCGGATCGTGCCGAGCCTGCCCGGCGGCTGGGCCCGGGGGCACGCCGTGAACTCCGGCGCCGCCGCCTCGACCGCCGACGTGCTGCTGTTCCTGGACGCGGACATGATCGCCTTCCGCGAGCACGTCGAGGCGCAGATGCGCTGGCACCACCTCGCCGACTACGTCGCCGTCACCGGCCACCTGCGGTGCGTGGACCACCGGCCCGGCGCGCTCGCTCCGGGCGAGGTCCTGGACGCCGTGCGCCGGGGCGAGCCGGAGACCCTGGTCGAGGGTCCGGGTGAGGAACTGGCGTGGCTGCGCCGCGCCTACGACCGCACGGCCGACCTGAGCACCGCCGGCCCGCAGGCGTTCCGGCACTTCATCGGCGCCACGGGTTCGGTGCGGCGCGCGTTCTTCGAGGAGGCGGGCGGAGCGGACTCCGAGCTGATCCTGGGCGAGGACACCCACCTCGGGTACCGGTTCGCCCAGCACGGCGCTGTGTTCGTCCCCGAGCTGGACGCCGGCAGCTGGCACCTCGGCCGCCCGCAGATGGAGCACCGCAAGGCGGAGGGCGCCCGGTACCGGTACCCGCTGGTCGGCAACCGCCTGCCGCTCATCGGCCACGACATCCGGCGCACCGGCCGCCAGTGGCAGGTGCCCAGGGTCGACGCGGTGGTCGACACCGTGGGCCACGGGTTCGACGAGGTGGCGGAGACGGTGGACGCGCTGCTGGCCGGCGACACGGACGACATCCGGATCCACCTGGTGGGCGAGTGGTCGCGCGTGACGCCGGGCCGGCACGCGGTCCTGGACGATCCGGACCTGGACGTGCGGCTCCTGCACGAGCACTACCGGTGCGAGGCGCGGGTGGAGCTCGTCGGGACCGCGCCGGAGCCGGACCCCGACGTGCCCTTCCGGCTGCTGCTGCGCCCAGGGCAGCCGTTGGCCCGCCACGCCGTTCGGCGGATGATCGAGCGGGCCGAGGCCGCGCGGGCGGGGCTGCTGCGGGCGACCGCGCCCGGGGACGACCTGGGCGGCCCCCGGCTGGAACGCACCGGCGCCTTCGCCCGCGCGCGGCGGCTGGGGGCGGACGAGGGCGAGCTCGACGCCATGGTGGACGAGCTGTTCGGCGTGCACTGGATCGACGGCGAGAGCCTGCTGTTCACACCGGAGCCCTCGGAGGGCGGGCCACCGGAGGACTGGGCCGACCGCCTGGCGGCGGCGCGGGCCGGGGCGGAGGCGCACAAGGCGCGCGCGGAGCGGTTGAAACGCCGGTTCCGCTGGTTGACCGGGAGCCGCGGCGGTCGGTTCCTGTGCCGGATCATCGGGTGA
- a CDS encoding glycosyltransferase family 2 protein — translation MIGAVLDSALRSRAFGAVLVAHCGPGTARVAARAARGAAIRPLDLDAHGWDAESPAERGADLVVLVAATAADLRRAVPEADVSCTAAEVVVAVLASAPPAGRPLPSPPGAARWTNLIDLRVRRSPDGACSYTFSFTEPVEVAEVVGAVAHGMVGGRRDAAAPVPADAHRRALADTSWRGLSRPGAAGRALPRTTVADVPAVDERVVNPVGFTGKPKNRKGRLVSRSGRWVLEVGRSVRWRVPEDGAVSEVAVARLRDLRSVEVEWGRHSGPLAAVRAVAGLAAAGIPLVSGPAPRWADCLGGALHDLLGSVREADLEDDLVREEHSVRLRRAALRLHGASARWRRSVSGAAAEPAVSVVLCTRRPEMVGFALRQVARQRGVDVELVLALHGFGQDAPGVRSQVAAFRASGHAAVVFEAEPDAVFGSVLNAAIERAGGPLVAKMDDDDWYGPDHLADLVLARRYSGADLVGCATEYHHLEGPDVTVRRLVHSERFARHVTGAALLTDRAVLEEIGGIRPLGFGEDKALLEDVRRAGGSVYRTHGLGCVVRRRAEGHTWREPAGYFLQDPQRHWAGWRPSALLESDPEDAPGPARATTRQGSER, via the coding sequence GTGATCGGCGCCGTGCTGGACTCGGCGCTGCGGTCGCGCGCGTTCGGGGCCGTCCTGGTCGCGCACTGCGGTCCGGGCACGGCCCGGGTGGCCGCGCGTGCGGCGCGGGGCGCGGCGATCCGGCCCCTGGACCTGGACGCGCACGGGTGGGACGCCGAGTCGCCCGCGGAGCGCGGAGCCGACCTGGTCGTGCTCGTCGCCGCCACAGCGGCCGACCTGCGCCGTGCGGTGCCCGAGGCCGACGTGTCGTGCACGGCCGCCGAGGTCGTGGTCGCCGTGCTCGCCTCCGCCCCGCCCGCGGGGCGTCCCCTGCCCTCGCCGCCCGGCGCGGCGCGGTGGACGAACCTCATCGACCTGCGGGTGCGCCGGTCGCCGGACGGCGCGTGCTCCTACACGTTCTCCTTCACCGAGCCCGTGGAGGTGGCGGAGGTCGTGGGGGCGGTGGCCCACGGGATGGTGGGCGGGCGCCGGGACGCCGCGGCGCCGGTGCCGGCAGACGCCCACCGCCGAGCCCTGGCGGACACGTCCTGGCGCGGGCTGAGCAGGCCGGGAGCCGCCGGGCGCGCGCTGCCCCGGACGACCGTGGCGGACGTGCCGGCGGTGGACGAGCGGGTGGTCAACCCGGTCGGGTTCACGGGGAAGCCGAAGAACCGGAAGGGGCGGCTGGTCTCGCGGTCGGGCCGGTGGGTTCTGGAGGTGGGCCGGTCGGTCCGGTGGCGGGTGCCGGAGGACGGCGCCGTCAGCGAAGTGGCCGTGGCGCGTCTGCGGGACCTGCGCTCGGTGGAGGTGGAGTGGGGTCGGCACAGCGGCCCCCTGGCCGCCGTGCGGGCGGTCGCGGGCCTCGCCGCCGCCGGGATCCCCCTGGTGAGCGGGCCCGCACCGCGCTGGGCGGACTGCCTCGGCGGCGCACTGCACGACCTGCTCGGGTCGGTGCGCGAGGCCGACCTGGAGGACGATCTGGTCCGGGAGGAGCACAGCGTCCGGCTGCGCCGCGCGGCGCTGCGGCTGCACGGGGCCTCTGCCCGGTGGCGCCGGTCGGTGTCCGGGGCGGCGGCCGAGCCGGCGGTGTCGGTGGTGCTGTGCACGCGGCGCCCGGAGATGGTCGGCTTCGCCCTGCGGCAGGTGGCCCGCCAGCGCGGAGTCGACGTCGAACTCGTGCTCGCGCTGCACGGGTTCGGGCAGGACGCCCCGGGCGTGCGCTCACAGGTCGCGGCCTTCCGCGCCTCGGGGCACGCGGCGGTGGTGTTCGAGGCGGAACCGGACGCGGTGTTCGGGTCGGTCCTGAACGCGGCGATCGAGCGGGCGGGCGGGCCGCTGGTCGCCAAGATGGACGACGACGACTGGTACGGGCCCGACCACCTGGCCGACCTGGTGCTGGCCCGCCGCTACTCGGGCGCCGACCTCGTCGGCTGCGCGACGGAGTACCACCACCTGGAAGGGCCGGACGTCACCGTGCGGCGCCTGGTCCACTCGGAGCGGTTCGCCAGGCACGTGACCGGAGCCGCGCTGTTGACCGACCGCGCGGTGCTGGAGGAGATCGGCGGGATCAGGCCGCTGGGCTTCGGTGAGGACAAGGCGCTGCTGGAGGACGTCCGGCGCGCCGGCGGATCCGTCTACCGCACGCACGGCCTCGGCTGCGTCGTCCGCCGCCGGGCCGAGGGACACACCTGGCGCGAGCCCGCCGGCTACTTCCTGCAGGACCCCCAGCGGCACTGGGCCGGGTGGCGCCCCAGCGCCCTGCTGGAGTCCGATCCCGAGGACGCGCCGGGACCGGCCCGGGCCACGACGAGACAGGGGAGCGAGCGATGA
- a CDS encoding glycosyltransferase family 2 protein: MSDGDIAHALDGRGPGHLLACHVGPLSAAALRRAGLGPDAEVVDLGGPREPAGERTVDHVALVADSTADLCAAVPLAEGLPSASEVTVVVRAAAAHFGPPCPVPPGLGRWEGVIDARVRRLPDGGWSCALSFSDPMEVAEVAAAVARGMLGVRRGALARPADGADGAGDGDGAGTGPGPRPGARAVARSWASLGRPGALTGAEGGAPFRLSVADVPAVDERVVNPVGFTRESKNKRGRLVSRSGRWVLEVGRSVRWRVPEDGAVTDVAVERLRNLRSVEMEWGRHSGPLAAVRAVAGLAAAGTPLVSGPVPRWADCLGSEVSRIITSVDARALADAQVREEHSIRLRRAALRLHGASARWRRSVSGAGAEPAVSVVLCTRRPEMVGFALRQVARQRGVDVEVVLALHGFGAHAPGVPEAVDAFHRSGRPLTVWECDAATVFGSVLNGAIARTSGSLVAKMDDDDWYGPDHLADLVLARRYSGADLVGSIASFVYLEALDLTVRLPGATECPYVRVAGGTMLTDRRVLEEVGGFRAVPTGEDSRLLADLGRLGAHVHRGHGCNYVLRRKAAGHTWGVGSGYFLRHGNGGRLPGWRPSALLEPDPVDAPATRSAAPWSVPREPGPGRSGPAGRLLAVGAAR, translated from the coding sequence ATGAGCGACGGCGACATAGCGCACGCGCTCGACGGCCGCGGCCCTGGACACCTGCTGGCCTGCCACGTCGGCCCGCTGTCGGCGGCGGCCCTGCGCAGGGCCGGTCTCGGCCCGGACGCCGAGGTCGTCGACCTGGGCGGGCCCCGCGAGCCCGCGGGCGAGCGGACCGTGGACCATGTCGCGCTGGTGGCCGACTCCACGGCCGACCTGTGCGCGGCCGTGCCCCTGGCCGAGGGGCTGCCGTCGGCGTCCGAGGTCACGGTCGTGGTCCGGGCCGCCGCCGCGCACTTCGGACCGCCGTGCCCGGTGCCGCCGGGCCTGGGGCGGTGGGAGGGCGTGATCGACGCCCGGGTGCGCCGCCTGCCGGACGGGGGGTGGTCGTGCGCGCTCTCGTTCAGCGACCCGATGGAGGTCGCGGAGGTGGCGGCGGCCGTGGCCCGGGGGATGCTGGGCGTCCGCCGCGGCGCGCTCGCCCGCCCGGCGGACGGCGCAGACGGTGCCGGTGACGGTGACGGTGCCGGTACCGGCCCTGGTCCACGGCCCGGTGCCCGCGCCGTCGCGCGCTCCTGGGCGAGCCTGGGCCGCCCCGGCGCGCTGACCGGCGCCGAAGGCGGCGCCCCGTTCCGGCTGTCCGTGGCGGACGTGCCGGCGGTGGACGAGCGGGTGGTCAACCCGGTCGGGTTCACGCGGGAGTCGAAGAACAAGCGGGGGCGGCTGGTCTCGCGGTCGGGCCGGTGGGTGCTGGAGGTGGGCCGGTCGGTCCGGTGGCGGGTGCCGGAGGACGGCGCGGTGACCGACGTGGCGGTGGAGCGGCTGCGGAACCTGCGGTCGGTGGAGATGGAGTGGGGACGGCACAGCGGTCCCCTGGCCGCCGTGCGGGCGGTGGCCGGCCTCGCGGCGGCGGGGACCCCCCTCGTGAGCGGACCGGTGCCCCGCTGGGCGGACTGCCTCGGCTCGGAGGTCTCGCGGATCATCACCTCCGTCGACGCCCGGGCCCTGGCCGACGCACAGGTGCGCGAGGAGCACAGTATCCGGCTGCGTCGTGCGGCGCTGCGGCTGCACGGGGCGTCCGCGCGGTGGCGCCGGTCGGTGTCCGGGGCGGGAGCCGAGCCGGCGGTGTCGGTGGTGCTGTGCACGCGGCGCCCGGAGATGGTCGGGTTCGCTCTGCGGCAGGTGGCGCGCCAGCGCGGGGTGGACGTGGAGGTCGTGCTGGCCCTGCACGGGTTCGGTGCGCACGCGCCGGGGGTGCCGGAGGCGGTCGACGCGTTCCACCGCAGTGGGCGGCCCCTGACGGTGTGGGAGTGCGATGCCGCGACGGTGTTCGGCTCGGTGCTCAACGGCGCGATCGCGCGGACGAGCGGATCGCTGGTCGCCAAGATGGACGACGACGACTGGTACGGGCCCGACCACCTGGCCGACCTGGTGCTGGCCCGCCGCTACTCGGGCGCCGACCTCGTCGGGTCCATCGCCTCGTTCGTCTACCTCGAAGCCCTCGACCTGACCGTGCGCCTGCCCGGGGCCACGGAGTGCCCGTACGTGCGGGTCGCCGGGGGCACCATGCTCACCGACCGCCGGGTGCTGGAGGAGGTGGGCGGTTTCCGGGCGGTGCCCACGGGCGAGGACTCCCGGCTGCTGGCCGACCTGGGACGCCTGGGCGCCCATGTCCACCGAGGCCACGGCTGCAACTACGTGCTCCGGCGCAAGGCGGCCGGACACACCTGGGGGGTCGGCTCGGGCTACTTCCTCCGGCACGGCAACGGGGGGCGCCTGCCTGGATGGCGGCCGAGCGCACTGCTGGAGCCCGATCCCGTGGACGCGCCCGCGACCCGGTCGGCGGCGCCCTGGAGCGTGCCGCGGGAACCCGGCCCGGGCCGGAGCGGCCCCGCGGGGCGACTGCTCGCGGTGGGAGCGGCGCGGTGA
- the serA gene encoding phosphoglycerate dehydrogenase, with product MPKPAVLVAEKLSPAGIALLEEDFEVRHVDGADRSQLLPALADVDALIVRSATMVDAEAIAAAGRLQVVARAGVGLDNVDVDAATKAGVLVVNAPTSNIISAAEQAINLLLASARNTAPAHNALINGEWKRSKYTGVELYEKVIGVVGLGRIGALVAQRLSAFGTQVIAYDPFVQPARAAQIGVEMVTLDELLERSDFITIHLPKNKDTLGLIGDEALSKVKPNVRIINAARGGILDEDALYRALKDGRVAGAGIDVFAKEPTTESPLFQFENVVVAPHLGASTTEAQEKAGTQVARSVKLALSGEFVPDAVNVQGTGVAEEIKPGLPLTEKLGRVFTSLAGAVASRIDVEVRGEIAAHDVKVLELAALKGVFSDVVEDTVTFVNAPLLAKERGVEVNLVTSDDHSDWRNLISVRGVLADGQRVSVSGTLTGPRQIQKLVEINNYSMEIGLSEHMVFLSYEDRPGIVGKVGALLGDAEVNIAGMQVIRDKEGGKALIALTVDSAVPDEILASISAEIDADISRQVDLED from the coding sequence GTGCCCAAACCCGCCGTACTCGTAGCGGAAAAGCTCTCGCCCGCCGGAATCGCGCTCTTGGAGGAGGACTTCGAGGTCCGCCATGTGGACGGCGCCGACCGGTCCCAGCTCCTCCCGGCCCTGGCGGACGTCGACGCGCTCATCGTGCGCAGCGCCACCATGGTCGACGCCGAGGCGATCGCCGCCGCGGGCCGCCTCCAGGTCGTCGCCCGCGCGGGCGTCGGCCTCGACAACGTGGACGTGGACGCGGCCACCAAGGCGGGCGTCCTGGTCGTCAACGCCCCCACCTCCAACATCATCAGCGCCGCCGAGCAGGCCATCAACCTGCTCCTGGCCAGCGCGCGCAACACCGCCCCCGCGCACAACGCGCTCATCAACGGTGAGTGGAAGCGGTCCAAGTACACCGGTGTGGAGCTGTACGAGAAGGTCATCGGCGTGGTCGGCCTCGGCCGTATCGGCGCCCTGGTCGCCCAGCGCCTGTCGGCGTTCGGCACCCAGGTCATCGCCTACGACCCCTTCGTGCAGCCCGCCCGCGCCGCCCAGATCGGCGTCGAGATGGTGACCCTGGACGAGCTGCTGGAGCGCAGCGACTTCATCACCATCCACCTGCCCAAGAACAAGGACACGCTGGGCCTGATCGGTGACGAGGCGCTGAGCAAGGTCAAGCCCAACGTGCGGATCATCAACGCCGCGCGCGGCGGGATCCTGGACGAGGACGCGCTCTACCGCGCGCTCAAGGACGGCCGGGTGGCGGGCGCGGGCATCGACGTGTTCGCCAAGGAGCCCACCACCGAGAGCCCCCTGTTCCAGTTCGAGAACGTGGTCGTGGCCCCGCACCTGGGCGCCAGCACCACCGAGGCGCAGGAGAAGGCCGGCACGCAGGTCGCCCGCTCGGTGAAGCTGGCCCTGTCGGGCGAGTTCGTGCCGGACGCGGTGAACGTGCAGGGCACCGGCGTGGCCGAGGAGATCAAGCCGGGCCTGCCGCTGACCGAGAAGCTGGGCCGGGTGTTCACCTCCCTCGCGGGCGCCGTGGCCAGCCGGATCGACGTCGAGGTGCGCGGTGAGATCGCCGCCCACGACGTCAAGGTCCTGGAGCTGGCCGCGCTCAAGGGCGTGTTCAGCGACGTGGTCGAGGACACCGTCACCTTCGTGAACGCCCCGCTGCTGGCCAAGGAGCGCGGCGTCGAGGTCAACCTCGTCACCAGCGACGACCACAGCGACTGGCGCAACCTCATCTCGGTGCGCGGTGTGCTCGCCGACGGCCAGCGGGTGTCGGTCTCCGGCACGCTGACCGGTCCCCGCCAGATCCAGAAGCTGGTGGAGATCAACAACTACTCGATGGAGATCGGCCTCAGCGAGCACATGGTGTTCCTGTCCTACGAGGACCGCCCGGGCATCGTCGGCAAGGTCGGCGCGCTGCTGGGCGACGCCGAGGTCAACATCGCGGGCATGCAGGTCATCCGGGACAAGGAGGGCGGCAAGGCGCTGATCGCGCTCACCGTGGACTCCGCGGTGCCGGACGAGATCCTGGCCTCGATCTCGGCCGAGATCGACGCGGACATCTCGCGGCAGGTCGACCTGGAGGACTAG
- the ilvC gene encoding ketol-acid reductoisomerase: MAAQMYYDDAADLSLIQGKKVAVIGYGSQGHAHALSLRDSGVDVRIGLAEGSKSRAKAEEEGLRVLTPAEATREADVIMILVPDHIHRDLYAQEIAPNLEAGNALFFGHGFSIRYGLITPPEGVDVAMIAPKGPGHLVRRQYEAGRGVPCLVAVEKDASGQAWDLALSWAKGIGGTKAGVIKTTFTEETETDLFGEQAVLCGGTEELIKAGFSTLVEAGYQPEIAYFECLHELKLIVDLIYEGGISKMNWSVSDNAEYGGYTRGPRLITEQTREEMRKILGEIQDGSYAKELMEEFDAGQPTFSKRRESEQNEQIEKVGAELRPLMSWLKG; this comes from the coding sequence GTGGCAGCACAGATGTACTACGACGACGCCGCGGACCTCTCGCTCATCCAGGGCAAGAAGGTCGCCGTGATCGGTTACGGCAGCCAGGGCCACGCGCACGCGCTGTCGCTGCGGGACTCGGGCGTGGACGTGCGGATCGGTCTGGCCGAGGGATCCAAGAGCCGCGCCAAGGCCGAGGAGGAGGGCCTGCGCGTCCTCACCCCCGCCGAGGCCACCCGCGAGGCCGACGTCATCATGATCCTGGTCCCGGACCACATCCACCGCGACCTGTACGCCCAGGAGATCGCGCCCAACCTCGAAGCCGGCAACGCGCTGTTCTTCGGCCACGGCTTCAGCATCCGCTACGGCCTCATCACCCCGCCTGAGGGCGTGGACGTGGCCATGATCGCCCCCAAGGGCCCGGGCCACCTGGTCCGCCGCCAGTACGAGGCCGGGCGCGGCGTGCCCTGCCTGGTCGCGGTGGAGAAGGACGCCAGCGGGCAGGCCTGGGACCTGGCGCTGTCGTGGGCCAAGGGCATCGGCGGCACCAAGGCCGGCGTCATCAAGACGACGTTCACCGAGGAGACCGAGACCGACCTCTTCGGCGAGCAGGCCGTGCTGTGCGGCGGCACCGAGGAGCTCATCAAGGCCGGGTTCTCCACCCTGGTCGAGGCGGGCTACCAGCCGGAGATCGCCTACTTCGAGTGCCTGCACGAGCTCAAGCTCATCGTCGACCTCATCTACGAGGGCGGCATCTCCAAGATGAACTGGTCGGTGTCGGACAACGCGGAGTACGGCGGCTACACCCGCGGCCCGCGCCTGATCACCGAGCAGACCCGCGAGGAGATGCGCAAGATCCTGGGCGAGATCCAGGACGGCAGCTACGCCAAGGAGCTCATGGAGGAGTTCGACGCCGGGCAGCCGACGTTCTCCAAGCGCCGCGAGTCCGAGCAGAACGAGCAGATCGAGAAGGTGGGCGCCGAACTGCGTCCGCTGATGAGCTGGCTCAAGGGCTAG
- the ilvN gene encoding acetolactate synthase small subunit yields the protein MSSHTLSVLVEDTPGILARASSLFSRRGFNIDSLSVSTTEYPGLSRMTIVVNCDLHPLEQVTKQLNKLVNVVKIVEMDTTASVRRELLLVKVKADASSRTHVLQTAELFRAQVVDVSPDVVVIEATGDPEKLDALVKNLEPFGIRELVKSGLVALGRGPRSITDRSLRAVDRSA from the coding sequence ATGAGCAGTCACACGCTTTCCGTTCTGGTGGAGGACACCCCGGGCATCCTCGCCCGCGCCTCCTCTCTGTTCTCCCGCCGCGGCTTCAACATCGACTCGCTCAGCGTCAGCACGACCGAGTACCCAGGACTGTCCCGGATGACAATCGTGGTCAACTGCGACCTCCACCCCTTGGAGCAGGTGACCAAACAGCTCAACAAGCTGGTCAACGTCGTCAAGATCGTGGAGATGGACACCACCGCTTCGGTCCGCCGCGAGCTGCTGCTCGTCAAGGTCAAGGCCGACGCGTCCAGCCGCACCCACGTGCTGCAGACGGCCGAGCTCTTCCGCGCCCAGGTCGTGGACGTCAGCCCGGACGTCGTCGTCATCGAGGCCACCGGGGATCCCGAGAAACTCGATGCGCTGGTGAAGAACCTGGAGCCCTTCGGCATTCGGGAACTCGTCAAGTCGGGACTCGTCGCCCTGGGGCGCGGCCCCAGGTCGATCACCGACCGCTCGCTTCGCGCGGTCGACCGCAGCGCCTGA